Proteins encoded in a region of the Streptomyces sp. NBC_00310 genome:
- a CDS encoding methylated-DNA--[protein]-cysteine S-methyltransferase, with protein MSTAQGTYYTVVDSPAGQLLLTADGFGALTSLSVPEQKGGRVPLPGWLRDPGPFRAAEEQLAAYFAGELKEFQLELGGEGTEFRQRVWAALEDVPYGGTTTYGAIAARIGAPRAAVRAVGGAIGANPLLIVRPCHRVIGADGTLTGYAGGLDRKRLLLGLEGVL; from the coding sequence GTGAGCACCGCGCAAGGGACGTACTACACCGTCGTCGACAGCCCCGCCGGGCAACTCCTCCTCACCGCCGACGGGTTCGGCGCTCTCACCTCCCTCTCCGTACCGGAGCAGAAGGGCGGCCGGGTCCCGCTGCCGGGCTGGCTGCGCGACCCGGGCCCCTTCCGGGCGGCCGAGGAACAGCTCGCCGCCTACTTCGCCGGTGAACTCAAGGAATTCCAACTGGAGCTGGGCGGCGAGGGCACCGAGTTCCGGCAGCGGGTCTGGGCCGCGCTGGAGGACGTCCCGTACGGCGGGACCACCACATACGGGGCCATCGCCGCCCGCATCGGCGCACCCCGTGCCGCCGTCCGGGCCGTGGGCGGCGCGATCGGCGCGAACCCCCTCCTCATCGTCCGCCCCTGCCACCGGGTGATCGGCGCGGACGGCACCCTCACCGGGTACGCCGGCGGCCTCGACCGCAAACGTCTCCTCCTCGGCCTGGAGGGCGTGCTGTAG
- a CDS encoding SGNH/GDSL hydrolase family protein, producing MTDSPTRTWPMTRPTAAALALVLLAALALVGALPARADVPSDPAAARRWTGTWAAAASGTAPALPGASIRNVVHVSVGGSAARVRVSNRLGTAALRLGAVTVALQKPGVPNSPDAMPGSLRTATFGGARTVVVPAGQDRLTDPVALRVPAHGNLLVTLYTPHDSGPATFHRSARQTNFLAPYGNRAADENGSAYTTAIGSWYYVTGVDVLGSSAVGSVVTLGDSITDGNGSTADANRRWPDRLAERLRALPAARRLGVLNAGVSGNRLLRAGVGPSALDRFDADVLTRTGVRTLIVMVGINDIKGTPNVTDPAALTAAYRRVVDRSHARGIRVVGATLTPYGGHGAYTSARERVRQAVNASIRGDGIFDAVADFDRAVRDPVRPHRIRPAYDPGDHLHFNDAGMRALADAVALSDVAP from the coding sequence ATGACCGACAGCCCGACCCGCACGTGGCCCATGACGCGTCCGACGGCCGCCGCCCTCGCCCTCGTCCTGCTCGCCGCGCTCGCCCTCGTCGGCGCCCTCCCCGCGAGAGCCGACGTGCCGTCGGACCCCGCGGCCGCCCGGCGTTGGACCGGCACCTGGGCAGCCGCCGCCTCCGGTACGGCGCCCGCGCTGCCGGGGGCGTCGATCCGCAACGTCGTCCACGTGAGCGTCGGCGGCAGCGCCGCGCGGGTCCGCGTCTCCAACCGGCTCGGTACGGCCGCACTCCGCCTGGGCGCCGTGACGGTCGCGCTGCAGAAGCCGGGAGTGCCGAACAGCCCCGACGCGATGCCCGGTTCCCTCCGCACGGCCACCTTCGGCGGTGCCCGCACGGTCGTCGTCCCGGCGGGCCAGGACCGGCTCACCGACCCCGTCGCGCTGCGCGTCCCGGCGCACGGCAATCTCCTCGTCACGCTGTACACACCGCACGACTCGGGGCCGGCCACGTTCCACCGCTCCGCCCGGCAGACCAACTTCCTCGCGCCGTACGGGAATCGGGCGGCCGACGAGAACGGCTCGGCGTACACGACGGCCATCGGGAGCTGGTACTACGTCACCGGTGTCGACGTACTCGGCTCCTCCGCCGTCGGCAGCGTCGTCACGCTCGGCGACTCGATCACGGACGGCAACGGCTCGACGGCCGACGCCAACCGCCGCTGGCCCGACCGGCTCGCCGAACGGCTGCGCGCGCTGCCCGCGGCCCGCAGGCTCGGCGTCCTCAACGCGGGTGTCTCCGGCAACCGGCTGCTGCGCGCCGGCGTGGGCCCGAGCGCCCTGGACCGGTTCGACGCGGACGTCCTCACCCGCACCGGCGTACGCACGCTGATCGTGATGGTGGGCATCAACGACATCAAGGGCACCCCGAACGTCACCGACCCGGCCGCCCTCACCGCCGCGTACCGCAGGGTCGTGGACCGTTCCCACGCCCGCGGCATCCGCGTCGTCGGCGCCACACTCACCCCGTACGGCGGCCACGGCGCGTACACGTCGGCCCGGGAACGCGTACGGCAGGCGGTCAACGCCTCGATCCGCGGTGACGGGATCTTCGACGCCGTGGCCGACTTCGACCGGGCCGTCCGCGACCCCGTCCGCCCGCACCGGATCCGGCCCGCCTACGACCCCGGCGACCACCTGCACTTCAACGACGCGGGCATGCGCGCCCTGGCCGACGCGGTCGCCCTGTCCGACGTGGCCCCGTGA
- a CDS encoding DUF456 domain-containing protein: MGAWELLLVAVVLLLGLCGVLVPGVPGSLLVWAGVMWWALEDPRPEAWWVLVGATVVLLASRALRWVLPPRRLAESGATPRMGVYAGVGAFLGFVLLPVLGAIPGFIGGIYLSERLRLGHHGAAKAATRTAMRSGGSSVLAELFACLLVAGGWVGVVFGG, encoded by the coding sequence ATGGGAGCGTGGGAACTCCTGCTGGTCGCGGTGGTGCTGCTGCTCGGCCTGTGCGGAGTGCTGGTGCCCGGCGTACCGGGGTCGCTGCTCGTGTGGGCCGGGGTCATGTGGTGGGCGCTGGAGGACCCGCGGCCCGAGGCCTGGTGGGTGCTGGTGGGCGCCACCGTCGTGCTGCTCGCCTCCCGGGCGCTCCGCTGGGTCCTGCCGCCCCGGCGCCTGGCGGAGAGCGGCGCCACCCCCCGGATGGGCGTGTACGCCGGCGTCGGCGCCTTCCTCGGTTTCGTCCTGCTCCCCGTCCTCGGCGCGATCCCCGGCTTCATCGGGGGCATCTACCTCTCCGAACGGCTCCGTCTCGGCCACCACGGCGCGGCGAAGGCCGCCACGCGCACGGCGATGCGCTCGGGCGGGTCGAGCGTCCTGGCGGAGCTCTTCGCGTGCCTGCTGGTGGCGGGCGGGTGGGTGGGCGTGGTGTTCGGGGGCTGA